One region of Eurosta solidaginis isolate ZX-2024a chromosome X, ASM4086904v1, whole genome shotgun sequence genomic DNA includes:
- the LOC137234463 gene encoding putative nuclease HARBI1 — protein sequence MDSVALWDDLNEERIDRRIIRDNSNIMSLSDQSFVQNFRLNKEAFLYVLNSIKSELKTPRRATAVPEIIKVSTTLKFLGQGAYQHLIGQDRHAGLAQQTVSSCILEVCSAIETILCPKHITFSMSNREKQDANRRFYAKCGIPGVIRAVDGTHIQMIRPSKDEHLFFNRKLKHSINAMIICDHKMQIRAVNGKFGGASHDSHIWNLSAEREYLRTAYENGDTGQRILGDSGYPLEPWLLTPYRNSAEDSDENFFNQKHSKGRSLIERVFGVLKGRFRCLLASRELHYAPAKVVRILNVCYALHNICIMFKVENLPSSEIEPEEVNSFI from the exons atggattctgtagcattatgggacgatttaaatgaagaaagaatTGATAGGAGGATTATAAGAGACAACTCCAACATTATGAGTCTCAGCGATCAAAG TTTTGTGCAGAATTTTCGGCTTAATAAGGAGGCCTTTTTGTATGTGCTAAATAGCATTAAAAGTGAGTTGAAAACCCCACGGAGAGCAACGGCAGTTCCTGAAATAATAAAAGTTTCTACAACGTTGAAGTTTCTTGGTCAGGGTGCATACCAACACTTGATTGGCCAAGACCGTCACGCGGGATTAGCACAGCAAACCGTTTCGAGTTGTATTTTGGAAGTTTGCAGTGCAATTGAAACGATATTGTGTCCAAAGCATATTACTTTTTCAATGAGCAATCGGGAAAAACAGGATGCCAACCGTAGGTTTTATGCTAAATGCGGAATTCCGGGTGTGATCCGAGCTGTGGACGGAACGCACATTCAAATGATAAGGCCATCAAAAGACGAACATCTATTTTTTAACCGAAAGCTTAAGCACAGCATAAATGCAATGATC ATATGTGATCACAAAATGCAAATAAGAGCGGTCAATGGTAAATTTGGAGGTGCATCGCATGATTCGCACATATGGAACTTGTCCGCTGAGCGCGAATATTTAAGGACTGCCTATGAAAATGGAGATACTGGCCAACGAATTCTCG GTGACTCAGGATATCCGTTGGAACCATGGCTTCTTACGCCATACAGGAATTCTGCGGAGGATTCTGACGagaattttttcaatcaaaaacATTCAAAGGGAAGGTCTCTCATTGAGAGAGTTTTTGGTGTTTTGAAAGGTCGATTTCGCTGCCTTTTGGCCTCAAGAGAGTTGCATTATGCTCCAGCAAAAGTGGTGCGAATACTAAATGTTTGTTATGCCCTGCACAATATTTGTATAATGTTCAAAGTTGAAAATCTTCCCAGCTCAGAAATTGAACCGGAAGAAGTGAAC